The following are from one region of the Achromobacter xylosoxidans genome:
- a CDS encoding SDR family NAD(P)-dependent oxidoreductase: protein MDQTPEVIHPDLRGQSVVITGGAKGIGLATAQAFARQGARVALLDMDAAALDEAVAGLAALGGEALAVQASVTDADAVEQAFAQVDKAWGRIDVLVNNAGVSANKPTLEVTVDEWRRAVDINLTGVFLCAQAAGRRMVPAGAGAIINLASMYGVVAAPDRAAYCATKGAVVLLTETLAVEWGPMGVRVNALAPGYVETDLVRDLAARGRLDPERLKQRTPLRRLAQPAEMADLAVFLASRQAAYVNGHTLVADGGWSRYSYL from the coding sequence TTGGACCAAACTCCGGAAGTCATCCATCCCGACCTGCGCGGCCAGAGCGTCGTCATCACCGGCGGCGCCAAGGGCATAGGCCTGGCCACGGCGCAGGCCTTCGCGCGCCAGGGCGCGCGCGTGGCGCTGCTGGACATGGACGCCGCTGCGCTGGACGAAGCCGTCGCCGGCCTGGCCGCGCTGGGTGGCGAAGCGCTGGCCGTGCAGGCCTCGGTCACCGACGCCGACGCGGTCGAGCAGGCTTTCGCACAGGTCGACAAGGCCTGGGGCCGCATCGACGTGCTGGTCAACAACGCCGGCGTCTCCGCCAACAAGCCCACGCTGGAAGTCACCGTGGACGAATGGCGCCGCGCCGTGGACATCAACCTGACCGGCGTGTTCCTGTGCGCCCAGGCCGCCGGCCGCCGCATGGTGCCCGCTGGCGCAGGCGCCATCATCAACCTGGCCTCCATGTACGGCGTGGTGGCGGCGCCCGACCGCGCCGCCTATTGCGCCACCAAGGGCGCGGTGGTGCTGCTGACCGAGACCCTGGCCGTGGAATGGGGCCCGATGGGCGTGCGCGTGAACGCGCTGGCGCCGGGCTACGTGGAAACGGACCTGGTGCGCGACCTGGCCGCGCGCGGCCGTCTCGACCCCGAGCGCCTCAAGCAGCGCACGCCGCTGCGCCGCCTGGCGCAACCCGCCGAAATGGCCGACCTGGCGGTGTTCCTGGCCTCGCGCCAGGCCGCCTACGTCAACGGACACACCCTGGTGGCCGACGGCGGCTGGAGCCGCTACAGCTACCTCTAA
- a CDS encoding ABC transporter ATP-binding protein: MTTQSPLLSLQGVHAHYGKSHILHGIDLTVGRGEVVSLLGRNGAGRSTTMKSIMGLVDVTGGSIAIEGRDITNKRPFEIARAGLGFVPEEREVFANLTVDENLRMGEQPKRDDAPYWSTEQMFDYFPRLKERRGTKAGNLSGGEQQMLTMCRSLLGNPKVMLIDEPTEGLAPKIVEVIADVIRDIHKRGVSVVLVEQKLTIALKVSTRVSVMGHGRIVFEGPPAQLHERQDVVQEWLAV; encoded by the coding sequence ATGACGACGCAATCCCCCTTGCTGAGCCTGCAAGGCGTGCATGCCCACTACGGCAAGAGCCACATCCTGCACGGCATCGACCTGACGGTCGGCCGCGGCGAAGTCGTAAGCCTGCTGGGCCGCAACGGCGCGGGCCGCTCCACCACCATGAAGAGCATCATGGGCCTGGTGGACGTGACCGGCGGCAGCATCGCCATCGAAGGCCGCGACATCACCAACAAGCGCCCCTTCGAGATCGCCCGCGCCGGCCTGGGCTTCGTGCCGGAAGAGCGCGAGGTGTTCGCCAACCTGACCGTGGACGAAAACCTGCGCATGGGCGAACAGCCCAAGCGCGACGACGCGCCCTATTGGTCGACCGAGCAGATGTTCGACTACTTCCCGCGTCTGAAGGAACGTCGCGGCACCAAGGCAGGCAACCTGTCGGGCGGCGAACAGCAGATGCTGACCATGTGCCGTTCGCTCTTGGGCAACCCCAAGGTCATGCTGATCGACGAACCCACCGAAGGGCTGGCGCCGAAGATCGTGGAAGTGATCGCCGACGTGATCCGCGACATCCACAAGCGCGGCGTGTCCGTGGTGCTGGTGGAGCAGAAGCTGACCATCGCGCTGAAGGTCTCCACCCGCGTCAGCGTGATGGGCCACGGCCGCATCGTTTTCGAAGGACCGCCCGCGCAGCTGCATGAGCGCCAGGACGTGGTCCAGGAATGGCTGGCGGTCTGA